GGTAGGTGATCCCAGAACCGAAGAAGGTAAAAAACGTATGCGTGAAGCCAGTCCGCTTTTCAGTGCAGATAAAATAGTGAAGCCTTTATTAATTATTCAGGGAGCCAATGATCCAAGAGTAAAGCAGGCTGAAGCAGATCAGATTGTGATTGCACTTCGTGAAAAAGGAAAAAAAATAAATTATATACTGGCAGACGATGAGGGTCACGGTTTCAGAAAGCCTGTGAATAACATGGCGATGTATGCGGAAACAGAAAAGTTCCTTTCAGAAATCATTGGAGGAAGATACCAGAAAGAAATGCCGGAAGCTGTAGCAAAACGACTGAAAGAAATGACGGTTGATATTAAAAACGTTGCTTACAGTCCAACAGAAAAAGTAAAAGCATCGGCATCTTCGCCAAAAGCTTCAAAATAAAATATACTGAATATTCAGCATTAAAATAAAAAAGCCTGCTCATGGATTGAACATGGGCAGGCTTTGTTTTCAGATTTAATTGATGATATATTGATTCCCGCTAATTAAGGTCTGGAAGAAGAATATAAATAGAAAGGCCGTCACGAATGACAGCCTTTTCATTTAGTAAGTGAAGGTGAGTCCTGCGCCCCAGCCCATTTCATTATCATAATTTCCGGAAACGGATACCCATTTCTGTAAAATATACCTCAGTCCTGTTGAAAATTCTCCGTCAGAATTGAGACTGAAATTTCCCCTTATCCTCCTGGAAATGGGAATGTCTTCCCTGCTTAATTCCAACAATACTTTCCCATTCTGGTCTATACTTGCATCAGCTGTGACCAGCATTGGTAAAAGATACTGTACACCAACCATGAAAGCATATCGGTCTTTTGACGCTTTCTGCTGGCCAAACCAGGTCTTTTTACCATGGAAATTCATACCCATATCTTCTGACATCTGCCTTTCCATGATCTCATGATTTTTCTGGATTCTAAAACCGGCATATGGAAGTGCCCATTGGAATTTTCCTAAAAATCTTCCAACTTTTGCACTTCCTTCGAAATGATCAAAGTCCCAGTTGGAATGAAATTCATTTAAATTAGCCCATCTTGGTCCAAACATCGTCATGGTTTCAGCATGTATTTTATTGCTTGCAACATCCAGCATTGCCATAGAGCTGATCATCTGATTATCTTTCAGGAAGTTCTTCCAGGCTAGTTTTCTGTTGGGTAGTTGTGGATTTGGTTTAGAGTTTTCATAACTGAAAATCCTTCCCATTCCCGCCATCATATGGTATAGGATATGACAGTGGAAAAACCAGTCACCATCCTGGTTGGCTGCAAATTCAATGGTGTTGGTTTCCATCGGCATGATATCGACTACATTTTTCAGCGGTGAATATTCTCCTTTTGAATTGATCAGCCTGAAATCGTGACCATGGAGATGCATTGGATGACGCATCATGGAATTATTATACATGGTAATTCTCAGGATCTCTCCTTTTTTTATCATGATCTTATCTGTTTCCGTCACGGTTTTATTGTCAAGAGTCCACAGGTAATGATTCATGTTTCCTTCAAGCGTAAACTTCAGTTCTCTGACATTTTCAGCGGGAAAAATGGTCTTTTCAGGAGACTTTAACAGGTTGTATGATAGCCTTTTGATTGTTTTTTCTTCCTTCATATCCATTTCGGAATGCTGGGAATGATCTTCCTTCTTCTCTTTGTCATCTTCTTCCGTTTTGATTCCCATCATCTCCTTCATATGTTTTGCCGTCATTTTTTTCTGACTTTCAGGAAGTTCGGGATACATTACTTCATTCATATCCATCATCTGATTGCCCATGGTCATATTCATCGGCTTCATATTCCCGCTCATTTCCATCATGCCGTTCATCATTTTCATTCCTTCAAAAAGCATTAGTCTTGGCAGATTGGGAGCTCCTATTTTCTCACCGGAACCTAACCACAATGAAGCATGTCCTATTCTATCTTCGGAAGTAGCTTTAAACTCAAAGCTTTTATTTTCAGGAACAGTCACTTCAATATCATAGGTTTCAGAAACCCCGACGATAAGACGATCCACTTCTACCGGAACCACATCATTCCCGTCATTTCCCACTACTTTTATTTTTCCGCCGCCATAATTCAGCCAAAAATAAGTGGATGAACCGCCGTTGGCTACTCTCAATCTTACTTTATCTCCAGCTTGCAGATGAGAATAATCTGAACTTGGAAGACCGTTAATCAGGAATTTGTCATAATAAACATCGCTGACATCCATGGCTTCCATTCTTTTCCATTCATTCAGAGCTTTTGTCCCGAAATTTCCGGATTTGATGGCTTCCCAATAACTTTGTACTGCATTTTTCTTAACAGCATACCAGTCTGTATTGGCCATGTGAAGCCTTCTTGCAATCTGCATCGGATCTTCGTCACTCCAGTCGCCAAGTAATACCGGAATTTCTGCTGTATAAGATGGTTTTGGTTCTCCATCTCTTTTATTGAATACCAAAATACCATTCATTCCAATCTGTTCCTGAAGCGCTTCGTGCGAATGGTACCAGTAGGTTCCGTTTTGGGAAACCCTGAATTTATATAAATGTGTTTCTCCGGGTGTTACAGGCTTTGTGGTAAGGTACGGAACGCCATCCTGTTCATTGGGAAGAATTACACCATGCCAGTGCAGCCCGGTATTTTCCTTAAGCATATTGTGAAGATAAATTTCTGCTGTATCCCCTTCTGTAAAATATAAAGTCGGGGCCTGAAGTTTTCCATTAATGGCAATTGCTCTGCGGTTTTTTCCTGTAAAATTGACAATGGTGTCTTTTACATAGAGATCATATCTTACCGTTTTGCCTCCAAAGGTGACTTTTCCATTTTCAGAATTTTTTTTGAATACAGAATTTTCAACTTTTGATTCTTCTGTTACAGTATGCTTTTGATTTTCTTTTTCTACCAGTTCCATACCACATTTAGGGCATTTTCCCGGTTTGTCCGAAAGTACTTCAGGATGCATGGTACAGGTATAAACAGAAGCGGGTTGAGCTACAAATTTAGAAGCCTTGGCCTGAGATTTATGTTCAGTTTTAATTCTTTTAGCTTCTTTGGGATTGTGTTCAGTCTGAACTTTAGCTTTATTTATCTTGGGTTTAATTTCCGTTGCTTTCTGTACTGTTTTCGGTGCAGGTTTTATTTGTGGTTGTAGCGTAACTTTCGGTTTTGTCACAACGGTTTTCTTCACCAGTGTCATTTTGCATTTCGGGCAGTCTCCAGGTTTGGAAGACACTACTTCGGCATGCATCGGACAGGTATAATAGGTTTTCGTTGTTTGTGCGAAAGTGAAAACAGAGAACAAAAGCACGAGAAATATGATTACTTTTTTCATAATATTCCGAACTTTTTCAAATTGAATAGCTTAAAGACAATTATACCCTAAGCTATCCAACTTATTGTTATAAAATTAAATAGAATAATTAATTGATCTCTGACTTGACGCTTCCACAAGAAAGCATAGACTTTCCGTAATAAGGATTGGCAATCTGTTTGTCATCACTTAACCAGCTTGCGTCAGCCATAGGGCAATACTGTAGATAAACTGGTTTTTCAGAAAGCTTAAATTCTTTGGTCAAAGCAATCATATTTTCAGAAAGGTTGGAAAAGGTTTCTCTTTGGGAATCAATATTCCTGGCATCAGAGATAACGGTGGCATCTTTTCTCAGAATATTAAGATTACCTTCCGAAACCATTTTATAATCTACTGTTGAGGCTGTTTTGATAAATTCTGCTGCTGCCTTTGATGTTTTATCTGCATCATCTGAAGCTAAAGCAGATTTAATGGAAATATAGTTCTGGTACAGTTTTGAAACCTGGGCATCTTTTTTAGACTGGGCAGAAAGTGAAATAATTGAGAATAAAGATAATGCTGCTGTAATGATATACTTTTTCATTGTTTTAATTTTAGAATTAATTAATAAGGAATAATTGAAACGCATCATGCGTTGAACCGTGTTGTCTAAGAAGGAATGCTCATCTGATACATACCAGACAACAGACGGATCTTAAATTCTAAAATTGCAATGATTGATATAAATAGGTACCGGCCTGAATTCAGGTGGTCCATTGATTCTTATCCGGGTAAATTTTGAAGCTGAAAAAGACTGATCAGTATAGAAAAACTGATGATGTTCTAAGATTGGTAGTATTTGACTGGAAAAATCAATTTTAAGCAGATCTGATTTTTGTGAATCATCTACTTTTACCACTTTTACTTCGGTCTTACAACATCCTTTTTTTTCCTTAACGCCACATTTGCCACAAATATCGGTGGTTTTCTGACTTACGGAAACAAACTCTTCCATACAGAAATGTACACTGAAAGCTGCTCCGGAAGAAAATCCAAAGTAGAAAACAGAGAATAATATGGCGAGAATCTTTTTCATTAACAGGACAAAGGTAGAAATATTCCCAGAACTGATGTTATAAAATTAGGTATACTTGTTATAAAATTCTGCAAAAGAAAAAGCTTCTGGATATTCAGAAGCTTTCTTTATTTGTACTCTCGCTGATTTTGCAGATTGAGCTGATTTTCTTTTTAAATAATAGAATCGTTTCTAATTTCTATAGCTTAAATTCAAGCTTTACATTGAAGAAACGTCCGGTAAGACGCACCGGAACCGGATACATTACATTCGTGTTGTAATCCGTAATCCATTGGTTAGCTACCGTATTATTAATATTAAATGCATTGAAAACCTGAACACCTAAAGTCAGCTCTTCAAAATTACCCCAAAAGCCGGAACGATTTTTTTTATCTTTAGAATCAATGAAAACTTTGGAAAGTCCTAAATCGACTCTTTTGTAAGCAGGTAACGTTCTCTGATACTGATAAGGATCGGTGAAAACAGGTGCTCCGTTCGGAAGTCCCATGGCGTATACCAAAGTAAGGTTGACACGCATTGACGGAAATTTCGGCATATAATCCTGGTAGAACATTGCAAATCTGAATCTCTGATCTGTAGGTCTCGGGATATTTCCTCTACCGTCAATATTCTCATAAACCCTGGCATAACTTGCCGATAGCCAAGAATCTACTCCGGGAACGAATTCTCCAAACAGCCTTGTGTCAATTCCGTAAGCATATCCTGAGGCATTATTTTTACCGGAATATCGGATCCTCACGTTATCCATATAATAAGGGATCAGGTCATCCATTTTTTTATAATAGGCTTCAGT
The Chryseobacterium sp. W4I1 DNA segment above includes these coding regions:
- a CDS encoding multicopper oxidase domain-containing protein produces the protein MKKVIIFLVLLFSVFTFAQTTKTYYTCPMHAEVVSSKPGDCPKCKMTLVKKTVVTKPKVTLQPQIKPAPKTVQKATEIKPKINKAKVQTEHNPKEAKRIKTEHKSQAKASKFVAQPASVYTCTMHPEVLSDKPGKCPKCGMELVEKENQKHTVTEESKVENSVFKKNSENGKVTFGGKTVRYDLYVKDTIVNFTGKNRRAIAINGKLQAPTLYFTEGDTAEIYLHNMLKENTGLHWHGVILPNEQDGVPYLTTKPVTPGETHLYKFRVSQNGTYWYHSHEALQEQIGMNGILVFNKRDGEPKPSYTAEIPVLLGDWSDEDPMQIARRLHMANTDWYAVKKNAVQSYWEAIKSGNFGTKALNEWKRMEAMDVSDVYYDKFLINGLPSSDYSHLQAGDKVRLRVANGGSSTYFWLNYGGGKIKVVGNDGNDVVPVEVDRLIVGVSETYDIEVTVPENKSFEFKATSEDRIGHASLWLGSGEKIGAPNLPRLMLFEGMKMMNGMMEMSGNMKPMNMTMGNQMMDMNEVMYPELPESQKKMTAKHMKEMMGIKTEEDDKEKKEDHSQHSEMDMKEEKTIKRLSYNLLKSPEKTIFPAENVRELKFTLEGNMNHYLWTLDNKTVTETDKIMIKKGEILRITMYNNSMMRHPMHLHGHDFRLINSKGEYSPLKNVVDIMPMETNTIEFAANQDGDWFFHCHILYHMMAGMGRIFSYENSKPNPQLPNRKLAWKNFLKDNQMISSMAMLDVASNKIHAETMTMFGPRWANLNEFHSNWDFDHFEGSAKVGRFLGKFQWALPYAGFRIQKNHEIMERQMSEDMGMNFHGKKTWFGQQKASKDRYAFMVGVQYLLPMLVTADASIDQNGKVLLELSREDIPISRRIRGNFSLNSDGEFSTGLRYILQKWVSVSGNYDNEMGWGAGLTFTY
- a CDS encoding DUF3347 domain-containing protein; amino-acid sequence: MKKYIITAALSLFSIISLSAQSKKDAQVSKLYQNYISIKSALASDDADKTSKAAAEFIKTASTVDYKMVSEGNLNILRKDATVISDARNIDSQRETFSNLSENMIALTKEFKLSEKPVYLQYCPMADASWLSDDKQIANPYYGKSMLSCGSVKSEIN